From Mycolicibacterium nivoides, a single genomic window includes:
- a CDS encoding helix-turn-helix domain-containing protein, whose product MEPLPDREADGRWQILLEKLAGIDDQLAAEYLERIDGGARYYDGVPDEHDLKDSARNAFRYLLGCLLARPLSAELMAFPAQVGALRARQGIALENLSAAVRNDFLVAWSALLRLADDADMEVLAIHVGQLWTVVDDFAGAIQRGYMDERLQMARTNIIEQQQSLSDLFSDEPGPTVVHRAAEVLGLDETAFYWVVGVAAEGASSTVTRRLAGLGVAALDHTSKGVTLILLSAHSRWPDDEALAADLLAGVTGAVASRTVQLPNVFRAATTVRMLARLGLPATTLRRSWAKLSIAQLCTVIDDLRSYVDAPLAATNDRDLLVETMLVYAESGSVSTTAAKLYCHRNTVLNRIRKFEEATGISLRTPRAQAMVQLCLLRS is encoded by the coding sequence GTGGAACCCTTGCCGGACCGTGAAGCCGACGGGCGGTGGCAGATCCTGCTCGAGAAACTCGCAGGTATCGACGACCAGCTCGCGGCCGAGTATCTCGAACGCATCGACGGAGGCGCGCGGTACTACGACGGTGTTCCCGACGAGCACGATCTGAAAGACAGTGCCCGCAACGCATTCCGCTATCTTCTCGGCTGCCTGCTGGCCAGGCCGTTGTCCGCCGAGCTGATGGCTTTCCCCGCGCAAGTCGGGGCGTTGCGGGCTCGTCAGGGCATCGCGCTGGAAAACCTGAGCGCGGCGGTCCGCAACGACTTCCTGGTGGCGTGGTCGGCATTGCTGCGGCTGGCCGATGACGCCGACATGGAGGTGCTGGCCATCCACGTCGGTCAACTCTGGACCGTGGTCGACGATTTCGCCGGCGCCATCCAGCGGGGCTACATGGACGAGCGACTGCAGATGGCACGCACCAACATCATCGAGCAGCAGCAGAGTCTTTCCGACCTGTTCTCCGATGAACCCGGTCCCACCGTGGTGCACCGCGCAGCGGAGGTACTCGGTCTCGACGAGACCGCGTTCTACTGGGTCGTCGGCGTCGCGGCCGAAGGGGCGAGCTCGACCGTGACCAGGCGGCTGGCCGGTCTCGGCGTTGCGGCGCTGGACCACACGAGCAAGGGTGTCACGCTGATCCTGCTGTCTGCTCACAGCCGCTGGCCCGATGACGAGGCGCTGGCAGCCGATCTCCTCGCCGGGGTGACGGGAGCCGTGGCCTCGCGAACCGTACAGCTACCGAACGTCTTCCGGGCGGCGACGACCGTCCGGATGCTGGCGCGGTTGGGCCTGCCGGCGACGACGCTTCGCCGTTCCTGGGCGAAGTTGTCCATCGCGCAGTTGTGCACCGTGATCGATGACCTTCGCAGCTACGTGGATGCGCCTCTGGCCGCGACGAATGATCGCGACCTGCTCGTGGAAACCATGCTGGTGTACGCCGAGAGCGGGTCGGTCTCGACGACGGCGGCCAAGCTCTACTGTCACCGCAACACCGTGCTCAATCGAATCCGGAAGTTCGAGGAAGCCACCGGAATCAGCCTGCGGACGCCTCGGGCGCAAGCCATGGTGCAACTGTGTCTGCTGCGGTCATGA
- a CDS encoding PE-PPE domain-containing protein — MAGGVVVAVSAGVTVSTPTATYSAAIRLIGTTIGVGPSFDGFGLSVPLFFYGSTVPEGDSFHTVPYPAQIALSIPVISDLPGLSDIPYWPQSLKRSEQIGAGYLQQDIANTPADDKVTIIGMSQGTEVAEIVRAAMAKDPNYVANADNYEFVFIGDPYQPNGGILTRFTSWSDLPVLGDIFPFGRPGPSDSPFKTTYYQNQYDGFADFPAYFNVLSVANAVAGILFQHVFPGYVLEHPDAPNAVTTQVGNTTYVMLPQYLPLLAPLRIPASLIGAERFVDALDPILRVFVEMGYDRTADPSQVKEFSWVTPEEKIHEALNELPGAFAQSLAILGGEKYTPTLPQPVVSDVEPETPVTEHPIDPVGTSPFEQGVRHTVEEVAAALSDATRPLAKVLQAIGGATAPHTTVVPATSPAPSDIKADIRPDIKADNTIAAKIDSEVAAEVKIDAKSDADAATDTDAKVETDKEPKSGPFSRHARIRSDSPRTDSAPRLKVVRDTDDSQARDGKASPAGESTRESATDAASDGEQPDHKSVRASKRAAKQAAKPADAQRDRPSKHESAKAG, encoded by the coding sequence ATGGCGGGCGGAGTCGTCGTCGCGGTGTCGGCGGGAGTCACGGTCAGCACGCCGACGGCCACCTACAGTGCCGCGATCCGGCTGATCGGCACCACGATCGGCGTGGGGCCCTCCTTCGACGGATTCGGGTTGAGCGTCCCGCTGTTCTTCTACGGGAGCACGGTGCCCGAAGGCGACTCGTTCCACACGGTTCCCTACCCCGCACAGATCGCCCTCAGCATCCCGGTCATCTCCGATCTGCCCGGCCTGTCCGACATTCCGTACTGGCCGCAGTCACTCAAACGATCCGAGCAGATCGGGGCGGGCTACCTGCAGCAGGACATCGCCAACACGCCGGCCGACGACAAGGTCACGATCATCGGCATGTCGCAGGGCACCGAGGTCGCCGAGATCGTGCGGGCCGCCATGGCCAAAGACCCGAATTATGTTGCCAACGCGGACAATTACGAGTTCGTCTTCATCGGTGACCCGTATCAGCCCAACGGCGGCATCCTGACCCGCTTCACCTCGTGGAGCGATCTGCCCGTACTCGGCGACATCTTCCCGTTCGGCCGGCCGGGACCCTCCGACAGTCCCTTCAAGACGACCTATTACCAGAACCAGTACGACGGGTTCGCTGATTTCCCAGCGTATTTCAACGTGCTGTCCGTCGCGAACGCCGTCGCAGGCATCCTGTTCCAGCATGTCTTTCCCGGCTACGTGCTGGAGCACCCTGACGCCCCCAACGCCGTCACCACCCAGGTCGGCAACACCACCTACGTGATGCTGCCCCAGTACCTGCCCCTGCTGGCACCGCTGCGCATTCCCGCCTCATTGATCGGTGCGGAACGGTTCGTCGACGCCCTGGACCCGATCCTTCGGGTCTTCGTCGAAATGGGCTACGACCGCACCGCAGATCCCAGCCAGGTCAAGGAATTCAGCTGGGTCACCCCCGAAGAGAAGATTCACGAAGCACTCAACGAGCTGCCGGGGGCGTTCGCACAGTCGCTGGCGATCCTGGGCGGCGAAAAGTACACGCCCACGCTGCCCCAGCCCGTTGTCTCCGACGTCGAACCCGAAACCCCGGTGACCGAACATCCCATCGATCCGGTGGGCACCTCACCGTTCGAGCAAGGGGTGCGTCACACGGTGGAGGAGGTCGCGGCAGCGTTGTCGGACGCCACCCGGCCACTGGCCAAGGTGCTGCAGGCCATCGGCGGCGCGACAGCGCCGCACACGACGGTCGTCCCGGCCACAAGCCCCGCTCCGTCGGACATCAAGGCGGACATCAGGCCAGACATCAAGGCAGACAACACGATTGCCGCCAAGATCGACAGCGAGGTCGCTGCCGAGGTCAAGATCGATGCGAAGTCCGATGCGGACGCCGCCACGGACACCGATGCCAAGGTCGAGACCGACAAGGAGCCGAAGTCCGGTCCGTTCAGTCGTCACGCGCGGATCCGCTCGGACTCCCCGCGCACCGATTCGGCGCCGCGCTTGAAGGTGGTCCGGGACACCGACGATTCGCAGGCGCGCGACGGGAAGGCCTCGCCTGCCGGCGAGTCAACCCGTGAGTCTGCGACGGACGCCGCGTCGGACGGCGAGCAGCCTGACCACAAGTCCGTTCGCGCCTCGAAGCGCGCGGCCAAGCAGGCCGCGAAGCCGGCTGACGCTCAGCGCGACCGGCCCTCGAAGCACGAGAGCGCGAAGGCCGGTTAA
- a CDS encoding maleate cis-trans isomerase family protein — MPSEFSRPTVWRVARIGMIVPSSNTCLEPTTYRMLGERTDVSVHFTRIPVSRVGLDGTSDAQFDTAGMEAAAVLLATANVDVIAWNGTAGSWLGAAHDRAITDAITTKTGVRALTSTQATLAAFGALGARSVGLVTPYPDDMNARIGECYLDEGITVTAGYGFGLTETTDIGRIRPDELLAPTRQVARSEPDAVAYVCTNLHGAYAVEAARAEIGIPVLDSVAVTLAGCLAMVGAGPLNARWGPDLAGTLGLTSGTLAGP, encoded by the coding sequence GTGCCGTCTGAGTTTTCGCGACCCACGGTGTGGCGGGTGGCGCGGATCGGGATGATCGTGCCGTCGTCGAATACCTGCCTGGAACCCACCACGTACCGGATGCTGGGGGAGCGGACCGACGTCAGTGTCCACTTCACCCGCATCCCGGTCTCCCGGGTCGGGCTCGACGGTACCTCCGACGCGCAGTTCGACACGGCCGGAATGGAAGCGGCGGCCGTCTTGCTGGCCACGGCGAACGTCGACGTGATCGCCTGGAACGGCACGGCGGGGTCGTGGCTGGGTGCCGCGCACGACCGCGCGATCACCGACGCCATCACCACCAAGACCGGTGTACGGGCACTCACCAGCACGCAGGCCACGCTGGCGGCGTTCGGTGCGTTGGGCGCGCGCAGCGTCGGCCTGGTCACGCCCTACCCCGACGACATGAACGCCAGGATCGGCGAGTGCTACCTCGACGAGGGCATCACCGTGACCGCGGGGTACGGTTTCGGTCTCACCGAGACCACCGATATCGGCCGGATTCGACCCGACGAGCTACTGGCGCCCACCCGGCAGGTCGCACGAAGCGAACCTGACGCGGTCGCCTACGTCTGCACCAATCTGCACGGTGCTTATGCCGTCGAGGCCGCCAGAGCCGAAATCGGTATCCCGGTGCTGGATTCGGTGGCGGTCACGCTCGCGGGATGCCTGGCGATGGTGGGAGCCGGTCCCTTGAACGCGCGGTGGGGGCCGGACCTGGCGGGCACTCTCGGGTTGACCAGTGGAACCCTTGCCGGACCGTGA
- a CDS encoding SDR family NAD(P)-dependent oxidoreductase produces MDLGLQGMRALISGASDGIGLATAELLAEEGADVALVARRADALNEACTSISAKSGVKAVSVAADLSDKAVFDSVVTNVVDELGGLDILINNAGASSFGGFGDLTDEQWVADINLKLFGFIRMTRAALPHLLKNGNGRIVNVAGNSGKQALEYHMPGAAANAAILNFSKSLSLQVGAQGVMINTVCPGPVRTARLVKQFAANAKDWGCTPEEAEERYLENLPLSYIPSARDIAYSIVFLASPRAAYLNGTTITNDGGITRAV; encoded by the coding sequence ATGGACCTGGGACTGCAAGGCATGCGGGCACTGATCTCCGGTGCCAGCGACGGCATCGGACTGGCCACCGCGGAGTTGCTGGCTGAAGAAGGTGCCGACGTGGCACTGGTGGCACGCCGCGCGGACGCGCTGAACGAGGCCTGCACGTCGATCTCGGCCAAATCCGGCGTCAAGGCCGTGTCCGTGGCAGCCGACCTCAGCGACAAGGCGGTGTTCGATTCGGTGGTCACCAACGTCGTCGACGAACTCGGCGGCCTGGACATCCTGATCAACAACGCCGGCGCATCGTCTTTCGGGGGTTTCGGCGATCTCACCGACGAACAGTGGGTCGCCGACATCAACCTCAAGTTGTTCGGATTCATCCGCATGACCCGAGCGGCGTTGCCGCACCTGCTCAAGAACGGCAACGGGCGCATCGTCAACGTAGCGGGGAACTCCGGCAAGCAGGCGCTGGAGTACCACATGCCCGGAGCCGCCGCCAACGCCGCGATCCTGAACTTCAGCAAGTCGTTGTCGCTGCAGGTCGGCGCCCAAGGCGTGATGATCAACACGGTGTGCCCCGGCCCGGTCCGGACCGCGCGGCTGGTCAAGCAGTTCGCCGCCAACGCCAAGGACTGGGGTTGCACACCCGAAGAGGCCGAGGAGCGCTACCTGGAGAACCTGCCGCTGTCCTACATCCCCAGCGCGCGTGACATCGCCTACTCGATCGTGTTCCTGGCCTCGCCGCGGGCCGCCTATCTGAACGGCACCACGATCACCAACGACGGCGGAATCACCCGTGCCGTCTGA
- the hydA gene encoding dihydropyrimidinase produces MSTTYIRGGTVVSPTGSQALDVLIDGERIAALVDPELAPFGDPDRTFDRVLDASGRYVIPGGVDAHTHMEMPFGGTVASDTFETGTRAAAHGGTTTIIDFAIQRQGERVQDTLAAWHTKAAGNCAIDYGFHQILGGVDSDALKAMDELVAEGVTSFKLFMAYPGVYYSDDGQILRAMQQCASNGALTMMHAENGIAIDQLVAQHIERGETSPYYHGVSRPWELEEEATHRAIMLAKVTGAPLYVVHVSAKQAMEQIATARGRGANVFAETCPQYLYLSLEEQLGAAGFEGAKWVCSTPLRSREDRHQDELWRYIRTGDVATVSTDHCPFCFKGQKEMGIDDFSKIPNGMAGVEHRIDLMYQGVVNGNLSLQRWVDVCATTPARMFGLYPRKGIISPGADADVVIYDPNAHTSIGFDKTHHSNLDHSTWEGFEIDGGVQTVLSRGTVIVDRDQYLGRKGHGSYLKRGLSQYLI; encoded by the coding sequence ATGTCCACGACGTACATCCGCGGCGGCACCGTCGTTTCCCCCACCGGTAGTCAGGCGCTCGACGTGCTCATCGACGGCGAACGCATCGCTGCCCTGGTCGATCCGGAGCTGGCTCCCTTCGGCGATCCCGACCGGACTTTCGACCGCGTGCTGGATGCCTCGGGCCGCTACGTCATCCCGGGCGGCGTCGACGCCCACACCCACATGGAGATGCCGTTCGGCGGCACCGTCGCCTCCGACACTTTCGAGACCGGCACCCGCGCGGCCGCCCACGGCGGCACCACCACGATCATCGACTTCGCGATCCAGCGGCAGGGGGAGCGGGTACAGGACACGCTGGCCGCCTGGCACACGAAGGCCGCGGGCAACTGCGCGATCGACTACGGCTTCCACCAGATCCTGGGCGGCGTGGACTCCGATGCCCTCAAGGCGATGGACGAGCTGGTCGCCGAGGGTGTGACGAGCTTCAAGCTGTTCATGGCCTACCCCGGGGTGTACTACTCCGACGACGGCCAGATCCTGCGGGCCATGCAGCAGTGTGCGAGCAACGGCGCGCTGACGATGATGCACGCCGAGAACGGCATCGCCATCGATCAGCTGGTGGCCCAGCACATCGAACGCGGCGAGACCTCGCCCTACTACCACGGGGTGTCCCGGCCGTGGGAGCTGGAAGAGGAGGCCACCCACCGCGCGATCATGCTGGCGAAGGTCACCGGCGCACCGCTGTATGTGGTCCACGTTTCGGCCAAGCAGGCCATGGAGCAGATCGCCACCGCTCGGGGCCGCGGCGCCAACGTCTTCGCCGAGACCTGCCCGCAGTACCTGTACCTGTCGCTGGAGGAGCAGCTGGGCGCCGCCGGGTTCGAGGGCGCCAAGTGGGTGTGCTCCACCCCCTTGCGTTCTCGCGAGGATCGTCACCAGGACGAGCTGTGGCGCTACATCCGCACCGGCGACGTGGCGACGGTGTCGACCGACCACTGTCCGTTCTGTTTCAAGGGGCAGAAGGAGATGGGCATCGACGACTTCTCCAAGATCCCCAACGGGATGGCCGGCGTGGAGCATCGAATCGACCTGATGTACCAGGGCGTGGTCAACGGCAACCTGAGCCTGCAGCGGTGGGTCGACGTGTGTGCCACCACCCCGGCCCGCATGTTCGGGCTCTACCCGCGCAAGGGCATCATCTCTCCCGGGGCCGACGCCGACGTCGTGATCTATGACCCCAACGCGCACACCTCGATCGGGTTCGACAAGACCCACCACTCGAACCTCGACCACTCCACTTGGGAGGGCTTCGAGATCGACGGCGGTGTGCAGACCGTGCTGTCGCGCGGAACCGTCATCGTGGACCGTGATCAGTACCTCGGCCGGAAAGGCCACGGCAGCTACCTCAAACGCGGACTGTCGCAATACCTGATCTGA
- a CDS encoding M20 family metallo-hydrolase: MTAQHNNTALRIRLDAGRDREFLDSWAELAAIGQTPAGGVERQAGTAEDGQMRDWFSRWLRQRGFTVEVDRVGNLFGLLEFQPGAPYVLVGSHLDSQPRGGKFDGAYGVFAGATAADRIRRQAAESGVTPMYNVAVVDWFNEEGSRFKPSLMGSAVFTGAADLEDTLDITDQDGVTVRDALTAINSIGKTDVFPDGDVTRRLAAYAEIHIEQGRELEKHNVSIGLVDRTWAANKYELNVIGAQGHTGATAIDDRQDALLGAALIVVALRDIADEFGEELHTSCGQLTVLPNSPVVVPREVHMHLDLRSDNDELLAAADAALRKRIAEAEIRAKVKVEHRKAHVWPGHHYQPEGVELARTVADDLGMSSMLVQTRAGHDSTNMKEIVPSVMLFVPSVEGISHAEAEFTSDEDLCTGVDLLTETLARMLDGALDSATANRVR, translated from the coding sequence TTGACCGCACAACACAACAACACCGCACTACGTATTCGTCTCGACGCCGGCCGCGACCGCGAGTTCCTGGACTCCTGGGCGGAACTGGCGGCCATCGGCCAGACCCCGGCCGGCGGCGTGGAACGCCAGGCCGGCACCGCCGAGGACGGACAAATGCGGGACTGGTTCTCGCGGTGGCTGCGGCAGCGCGGCTTCACCGTAGAAGTGGACCGAGTCGGAAACCTGTTCGGCCTGCTGGAGTTTCAGCCGGGCGCGCCCTATGTTCTGGTGGGATCGCACCTCGACAGCCAGCCCCGGGGAGGCAAGTTCGACGGCGCCTACGGCGTCTTCGCCGGTGCTACCGCCGCCGACCGGATCCGTCGTCAGGCCGCCGAATCCGGTGTGACGCCGATGTACAACGTCGCCGTGGTGGACTGGTTCAACGAGGAAGGCTCGCGGTTCAAGCCGTCGCTGATGGGCAGTGCGGTGTTCACCGGTGCCGCGGACCTCGAAGACACACTCGACATCACCGACCAGGACGGCGTCACCGTCCGCGACGCCCTCACCGCCATCAACAGCATCGGGAAAACGGATGTGTTCCCGGACGGTGACGTCACCCGGCGGCTGGCCGCCTACGCCGAGATCCATATCGAGCAGGGCCGTGAACTGGAGAAGCACAATGTCTCCATCGGATTGGTGGACCGCACCTGGGCCGCCAACAAGTACGAGTTGAATGTCATTGGCGCCCAGGGACACACCGGTGCCACCGCCATCGACGACCGTCAGGACGCGCTGCTGGGTGCGGCGCTGATCGTGGTGGCGCTGCGCGATATCGCCGACGAGTTCGGCGAGGAGCTGCACACCAGCTGTGGGCAGTTGACCGTGCTACCCAACTCTCCGGTGGTCGTGCCGCGCGAGGTCCACATGCACCTGGACCTGCGTTCTGACAACGACGAGTTGCTCGCCGCCGCCGATGCCGCGCTGCGAAAGCGTATCGCCGAGGCCGAGATCCGGGCCAAGGTCAAGGTCGAGCACCGCAAGGCGCACGTCTGGCCCGGCCACCACTACCAGCCGGAAGGGGTGGAGCTGGCCCGCACCGTCGCCGATGACCTCGGCATGTCGAGCATGCTCGTGCAGACCCGTGCCGGCCACGACTCGACCAACATGAAGGAGATCGTCCCTTCGGTGATGCTGTTCGTTCCCAGCGTGGAAGGTATCTCGCACGCCGAGGCCGAATTCACCTCGGACGAAGACCTTTGCACCGGTGTGGATTTGCTCACCGAGACGCTGGCCCGCATGCTCGACGGCGCTTTGGACTCAGCTACTGCCAACCGCGTCCGGTGA
- a CDS encoding MFS transporter yields the protein MNPSVPAADTDAAAAKSRRRRTIVASMVGTTIEWYDFNIYGAVAALAFGKIFFPDVDPAAGTLLALATFGVGFAARPIGGIIFGHIGDRVGRKAALIATIMMMGVATVAIGLLPTYDSIGIWAPVLLVLCRLIQGIGLGGEWGGAVLMVVEQDESEDSRGRAGSWMQSASPMGFLLATATLAAVSAFMTEEQFMSWGWRIPFLLSAPLVLVGLLIRVKIIESTVFIRNQQQLKEKEVKAPILQVLRHAPKMILLVVLLGLGQQVAYFVINVFSLSYVTQHTDISKATVLNAVAVGAVVQLLSILYFGRLSDRVGRRIPFFIGAIGMAVWAFAVYPLMGTGNFALMVLSVSVAMVFQGAMYGVLAAFIAELFDTSYRYTGVSLGYMLIGVVGGGFAPLIASSLLDMTGSVTSVAVYISASSVLTLIAAYFAPETSKRKLDNLLDDGATTDPAPQRGQSVAHTG from the coding sequence ATGAACCCTTCAGTTCCTGCTGCAGACACAGACGCTGCGGCCGCGAAATCGCGTCGTCGGCGCACCATCGTCGCGAGCATGGTCGGCACCACGATCGAGTGGTACGACTTCAACATCTACGGAGCCGTCGCGGCCCTGGCGTTCGGCAAGATCTTCTTCCCCGACGTGGACCCGGCGGCTGGAACATTGTTGGCGCTGGCCACATTCGGAGTCGGATTCGCTGCCCGTCCCATCGGTGGAATCATCTTCGGGCACATCGGTGACCGGGTCGGGCGCAAGGCGGCCCTGATCGCGACCATCATGATGATGGGCGTGGCCACCGTGGCGATCGGCCTGCTGCCGACCTATGACTCCATCGGCATCTGGGCGCCCGTCCTGTTGGTGTTGTGTCGCCTGATTCAAGGCATCGGCCTCGGTGGCGAATGGGGCGGTGCCGTGCTGATGGTGGTGGAGCAGGACGAATCCGAGGACAGCCGGGGGCGTGCCGGCAGCTGGATGCAGTCCGCCTCACCCATGGGCTTTCTCTTGGCCACGGCCACTCTGGCGGCAGTGAGCGCGTTCATGACCGAGGAACAGTTCATGTCCTGGGGTTGGCGCATTCCTTTCTTGCTCAGTGCGCCACTGGTATTGGTGGGCCTGCTGATTCGTGTGAAGATCATCGAATCGACCGTTTTCATCCGAAATCAGCAGCAACTCAAGGAGAAAGAGGTCAAGGCCCCGATCCTGCAGGTGCTGCGTCACGCGCCGAAGATGATCCTGCTCGTCGTGCTGCTCGGGCTTGGCCAGCAGGTCGCCTATTTCGTGATCAACGTGTTCTCGTTGTCCTACGTGACACAACACACCGACATCTCGAAGGCAACCGTACTCAACGCCGTCGCGGTCGGCGCTGTCGTGCAACTTCTGTCGATTCTGTACTTCGGCCGCCTCAGCGACCGGGTGGGACGCCGTATTCCGTTCTTCATCGGCGCCATCGGGATGGCGGTGTGGGCCTTCGCGGTGTATCCGCTGATGGGTACCGGCAACTTTGCGCTGATGGTGCTGTCGGTGTCGGTCGCGATGGTGTTCCAAGGCGCGATGTACGGCGTTCTCGCAGCCTTCATCGCTGAGCTGTTCGACACCAGTTACCGCTACACCGGCGTCTCCCTGGGTTACATGCTCATCGGTGTTGTGGGCGGCGGGTTCGCGCCGCTGATCGCTTCGTCGCTGTTGGACATGACCGGTTCGGTGACTTCGGTCGCGGTCTACATCTCGGCGTCATCCGTGTTGACGCTGATTGCTGCCTACTTCGCACCGGAGACCTCGAAGCGCAAACTCGACAATCTCCTCGACGACGGCGCCACCACCGATCCCGCCCCTCAGCGCGGTCAGAGCGTGGCGCACACCGGGTAG
- a CDS encoding PucR family transcriptional regulator, whose amino-acid sequence MMRNLSGRREDTRLRWRWLLAQLDNLDDDLAAEYLTQIDRGARFYDSVPEEDDLLGAARLAFRYLLAALLERPMSAELAEFPAAVGALRATQGIALENLTAAVRTDFLVAWSALLKLAGDDDMAVLALHVDVLWQAVDDFAIRVQRGYLDQRLSMARTSTLEQQHSLSELFSGEPAPATVRRAAQILGLDEAAGYWVIGIAGEEAGRTVTRRLLNRHLTSLDYVDHGVALILVAADPRWPDDEALVTDLLADLDGAVAPRAVALPEIHRAAATVRMLVDLDLKSTTLRRSWAQLSITQLSEVIEDLRGYVLGPLHDVHDYELIVETIQVFAGSGSVSDTASELYCHRNTVMNRIRRFEEATGISLRSPRSLAMVQLCLLPT is encoded by the coding sequence ATGATGCGCAATCTGTCCGGCCGCCGCGAAGACACCCGGCTTCGCTGGCGCTGGCTGCTCGCACAGCTCGACAACCTGGACGACGACCTGGCCGCCGAATACCTGACACAGATCGATCGGGGTGCCCGGTTCTACGACAGCGTCCCCGAAGAAGACGACCTTCTCGGCGCGGCGCGGCTGGCGTTCCGCTACCTGCTGGCCGCCCTCCTGGAACGACCGATGAGCGCCGAGTTGGCGGAGTTCCCCGCAGCGGTCGGAGCCTTGCGCGCCACGCAGGGCATCGCGCTGGAGAACCTCACCGCGGCGGTGCGCACCGACTTCCTCGTCGCGTGGTCGGCGCTGTTGAAGCTGGCCGGCGACGACGACATGGCCGTACTGGCGCTGCACGTCGACGTGCTCTGGCAGGCCGTCGACGACTTCGCGATCAGAGTGCAGCGCGGCTATCTGGACCAGCGGCTGTCGATGGCAAGGACCAGCACCCTCGAGCAACAACACAGCTTGTCCGAACTGTTCTCCGGCGAGCCCGCACCGGCCACCGTTCGGCGCGCGGCCCAGATCCTGGGCCTCGACGAGGCGGCCGGCTATTGGGTGATCGGGATTGCCGGCGAGGAGGCCGGACGCACCGTCACCAGGCGCCTGCTCAATCGACACCTGACCTCGCTGGACTACGTCGACCACGGCGTCGCGCTGATCCTGGTGGCTGCCGACCCACGTTGGCCCGACGACGAGGCGCTGGTGACCGACCTGCTGGCCGATCTCGACGGCGCCGTCGCACCCCGAGCGGTCGCCCTGCCGGAGATCCACCGAGCCGCCGCGACGGTTCGGATGCTTGTCGATCTGGACCTGAAGTCGACGACGCTGCGCCGGTCGTGGGCGCAACTGTCGATCACGCAGCTTTCAGAAGTGATCGAAGACCTGCGCGGGTATGTTCTCGGTCCGCTCCACGACGTTCATGACTACGAGTTGATCGTCGAGACCATCCAGGTGTTCGCCGGCAGCGGTTCGGTCTCCGACACCGCGTCGGAGCTCTACTGCCACCGCAACACCGTGATGAACCGGATCCGCCGGTTCGAGGAGGCGACCGGGATCAGCCTGCGCAGCCCCCGCTCGCTGGCGATGGTGCAGCTGTGTCTGCTGCCCACGTAG